GTAAAGACGAAGTCGGCACCAGTCTGAATCATCAGGAGGTCATTGCAAACTTCCCTTCGGCCGCCGACGGCCACGTCCGCGTTCCCAAAATTATCGACCAGTAGGAATTTCAAATGGCTGATCTACATAAACTTACAATTTCAGAACTCTCTGAAAAGCTGGCTGCGGGCGATTGCACCTCGGTCGATATTGTCAATGACGTACTCGCGTCAATCGAAGCGAACGACGGCAGCGTCGGGGCCTATCTGACGCTGAATGCCGAAGATGCGCTGGCACAGGCCGAAGCGGCCGATGAGCGGCGGGCGGCGGGAGAAAAACTTCCCATGCTCGGCATTCCGGTGGCGATCAAGGACCTGCTCAATGTCAAGGGGCAGCCCTGCACCTGCTCTTCAAAAATCCTTGAAGGCTACACCGCGCCGTATGACGCAACAGTGATTGCCAAACTGCGCGAAGCCGGTGCCATCCTGCTCGGCCGCGTGAATATGGATGAATTTGCGATGGGCTCGAGCACCGAAAATGCGGCGCTGGGCAAAACATCCAATCCCTGGAATCTCGACCATGTGCCCGGCGGTTCATCCGGCGGTTCGGCGGCCTGCGTGGCGGCGGATGAGGCGATTGCCTCGCTCGGTTCGGATACCGGCGGTTCGATCCGCCAGCCGGCGGCGTTCTGCGGCTGTGTCGGGGTGAAACCGACTTATGGCCGGGTTTCGCGCTTCGGCCTGACCGCCTTTGCGTCCTCGCTGGATCAGATCGGGCCGATCACTAAAACGGTGAAGGATTCCGCCATTCTGATGGAAGCCATCTGCGGGCATGATCCTATGGATTCCTCCTCCATTGAAATGGATGTTCCGGCCTTTGGAGAAAAACTGACGGCTGACACATCGCTGGCCGGCATGAAACTGGGTCTGCCGAAAGAATATTTTGTGGAAGG
This is a stretch of genomic DNA from Pontiella agarivorans. It encodes these proteins:
- the gatA gene encoding Asp-tRNA(Asn)/Glu-tRNA(Gln) amidotransferase subunit GatA — encoded protein: MADLHKLTISELSEKLAAGDCTSVDIVNDVLASIEANDGSVGAYLTLNAEDALAQAEAADERRAAGEKLPMLGIPVAIKDLLNVKGQPCTCSSKILEGYTAPYDATVIAKLREAGAILLGRVNMDEFAMGSSTENAALGKTSNPWNLDHVPGGSSGGSAACVAADEAIASLGSDTGGSIRQPAAFCGCVGVKPTYGRVSRFGLTAFASSLDQIGPITKTVKDSAILMEAICGHDPMDSSSIEMDVPAFGEKLTADTSLAGMKLGLPKEYFVEGMDPEVEQSVRDAVEHCRNLGAEIVDVSLPNAKYAIAVYYIIATAEASANLARFDGIRYGRRIDGKDPADLYGKTRSAGFGPEVKRRIILGTYVLSSGYYDAYYKKAQKVRTLIRNDFTEAFKQCDAILAPVTPTPAYKKGDKTDDPLKMYLDDILTTPINLAGNCALSLPCGFASNGLPIGLQIIGDAFQEDTILKVGHAYEQTTEWHTRKPEL